TTCGGGTGGAACCGTCTTCCAAAGTTTCTTCTTTTAACGAAGTAGCAAAAACGGCCAAGAACATTCTGTCTAAACCAACTGAAGTTTCCACTACATACGGAACGTAGTTGGAATTGGTCTCATTGTCAAAATATTGCAGTTTCTTGCCTGAAAATTGTTCGTGTGCTTTTAAATCGAAATCGGTTCTCGAGTGAATACCTTCCAATTCTTTAAACCCAAATGGAAAATTAAATTCAATGTCCGCCGCTGCATTGGCATAATGGGCTAATTTTTCGTGGTCGTGGAAACGGTAATTTTGTTTGCCTAAACCAAGCGATAAATGCCAATTCAAACGGGTTTGTTTCCAGTATTCGTACCATTTCATTTCTTCACCCGGCTTCACGAAAAACTGCATTTCCATTTGTTCAAATTCGCGCATACGGAAAATGAACTGACGGGCTACAATTTCGTTACGGAACGCTTTCCCGGTTTGTGCAATTCCGAATGGAATCTTCATTCTTCCGGTTTTTTGTACGTTTAAGAAATTCACAAATATACCTTGTGCTGTTTCCGGACGCAGGTATAAATCCATGGCATTTTCTGCCGAAGCGCCTAGTTTTGTTCCAAACATCAAGTTGAATTGCTTCACATCCGTCCAGTTACGAGAACCGGTTTCCGGATCAGCAATTTCCAACTCTTCGATTAAAGCTTTTACGTCTTCTAAATCTCCTGAACCAAGTGAACGGCCCATTCTTTCGAGAATTTCTCTTTCTTTGGCAAGGTATTCCATCACACGCGGATTGGTCGTTTTGTATTGCTCTTCATCAAAAGAGTCACCAAAACGTTCACGTGCTTTTTCAATTTCTTTTTTGGCTTTGAGGTTTAATTTTTCGGCATAATCCTCAATTAAAACGTCAGCTCGGTATCTTTTTTTAGAGTCTTTGTTGTCAATCAATGGGTCGTTGAAGGCGTCAACGTGGCCCGAAGCTTTCCAAGTAGTTGGATGCATAAGGATTGCGGCATCTAACCCGACAATGTTTTCATGCATTTGCACCATGGCTTTCCACCAATATTCTCTAATGTTTTTCTTTAATTCTACTCCGTTTTGCGCATAGTCGTACACCGCGCTCAACCCGTCATATATTTCGCTTGACGGAAATATGAATCCGTACTCTTTTGCATGCGAAACGACGTTCTTAAATAAATCTTCTTGTTTTGCCATAATGCTGCAAAAATATAAAAACGGAATGTAAAAAAAGGGTTTTAAATCGTATTGAATACAATTTTTTTATAATTTTATGTAAGAAAATTATCTTTTTATGCTTCGCCATCTGTTGAATTTATTTTTTCCAAAGTCCTGTGCCGGATGTCATTCCTTTTTGTTGAGTGATGAAAAGGTCATTTGTACCCAATGTCGGCATGAAATTCCGCTGACGAATCATCATACTATTGAACATAACGAAGTCATGCAAAAATTTTATGGCAGAATTCCGTTGGAGTATGGTTCGGCGTTGTTTTATTTTCATAAAAAAGGCATTGTTCAGGAAATGATTCACCAATTGAAATACAAGGGCCATGAAGAAATCAGTGAAATGGTTGGGACTTGGTATGCCTCAGAATTGAAAGAATCGCAGGCT
Above is a genomic segment from Flavobacterium phycosphaerae containing:
- a CDS encoding glycine--tRNA ligase, whose translation is MAKQEDLFKNVVSHAKEYGFIFPSSEIYDGLSAVYDYAQNGVELKKNIREYWWKAMVQMHENIVGLDAAILMHPTTWKASGHVDAFNDPLIDNKDSKKRYRADVLIEDYAEKLNLKAKKEIEKARERFGDSFDEEQYKTTNPRVMEYLAKEREILERMGRSLGSGDLEDVKALIEELEIADPETGSRNWTDVKQFNLMFGTKLGASAENAMDLYLRPETAQGIFVNFLNVQKTGRMKIPFGIAQTGKAFRNEIVARQFIFRMREFEQMEMQFFVKPGEEMKWYEYWKQTRLNWHLSLGLGKQNYRFHDHEKLAHYANAAADIEFNFPFGFKELEGIHSRTDFDLKAHEQFSGKKLQYFDNETNSNYVPYVVETSVGLDRMFLAVFATSLKEETLEDGSTRTVLSLPSVLAPTKAAVLPLVKKDGLPEVAQKIIEDLKWDFNVAYDEKDAVGRRYRRQDALGTPFCITVDHQTLEDETVTIRHRDSMKQDRVKIGELRSIINEEVSVRNWLMKC